The following are encoded together in the Bradyrhizobium sp. CCGUVB1N3 genome:
- the ugpB gene encoding sn-glycerol-3-phosphate ABC transporter substrate-binding protein UgpB: MVVRALRFFLRLLQTVAVAAAFALVPSVLASPARAATDIQLWHAMSGELGRQLEKLVSDFNASQSDYRIVPSYKGSYTETVTAAIFAFRSRGQPAIVQVNEVATATMTAAKGAIYPVFSLMQDQNEPFSPGAYLPTVSGYYTDAAGNLLSFPFNASTPILYYNKAMFRDAGLDPETPPKTWPELGAAAKRLRERGAACGFTTSWPSWIHVENLSAFHDLPLATRANGFAGLDAELRINNPVVVHHVAELAEWQKDKVFDYSGRGQAAEPRFQNGECGIFIGSSGTRADIKANSKFEVGYGMMPYWPDVKGAPQNSIIGGATLWVLRDRPRNEYKGVARFFAYLSQPGVQAAWHQNTGYLPITRAAFELTRAQGFYERNAGSAISFEEITLHPPTENSKGIRLGSFVLIRGVIEDELEQAFAGKKGAQAALDSAVERGNKLLRQFERASPDR; encoded by the coding sequence ATGGTGGTTAGAGCCTTGCGTTTTTTCTTGCGTCTTTTGCAGACCGTCGCCGTCGCTGCGGCCTTCGCCTTGGTGCCGAGTGTCCTGGCCTCGCCGGCCCGTGCCGCCACCGACATCCAGCTCTGGCACGCGATGTCCGGCGAGCTCGGCCGGCAGCTGGAGAAGCTCGTCTCCGACTTCAACGCCTCGCAATCCGACTACCGGATCGTGCCGAGCTACAAGGGCAGCTACACCGAGACGGTGACGGCGGCGATCTTCGCCTTCCGCTCGCGCGGCCAGCCGGCGATCGTCCAGGTCAACGAGGTGGCGACCGCCACCATGACCGCGGCCAAGGGCGCGATCTATCCCGTGTTCAGCCTGATGCAGGATCAGAACGAGCCGTTCTCGCCCGGCGCCTATCTTCCGACCGTGTCCGGCTATTACACCGACGCAGCCGGCAATCTCTTGTCATTCCCGTTCAATGCCTCGACGCCGATCCTCTACTACAACAAGGCCATGTTCCGTGACGCGGGGCTTGATCCGGAGACGCCGCCAAAAACCTGGCCGGAGCTCGGGGCTGCCGCAAAGCGCCTGCGCGAGCGCGGGGCCGCCTGCGGCTTCACCACGTCCTGGCCGTCCTGGATTCATGTCGAGAATCTCTCGGCGTTTCACGATCTGCCGCTGGCGACCAGGGCGAACGGCTTTGCCGGGCTCGATGCCGAATTGAGGATCAACAATCCGGTCGTCGTGCACCATGTCGCAGAGCTCGCCGAGTGGCAGAAGGACAAGGTGTTCGACTATAGCGGCCGCGGCCAGGCGGCCGAGCCGCGCTTCCAGAACGGCGAATGCGGCATCTTCATCGGCTCCTCCGGCACGCGCGCCGACATCAAGGCCAATTCGAAGTTCGAGGTCGGCTACGGCATGATGCCATATTGGCCGGACGTGAAGGGCGCGCCGCAGAACTCGATCATCGGCGGCGCCACGCTGTGGGTGCTGCGCGACCGTCCACGCAACGAGTACAAGGGCGTGGCGCGGTTCTTCGCTTACCTGTCGCAGCCGGGCGTGCAGGCGGCCTGGCACCAGAACACCGGCTACCTGCCGATCACCCGCGCCGCCTTTGAGCTGACCCGCGCGCAGGGCTTTTACGAGCGCAACGCGGGCAGCGCGATCTCCTTCGAGGAGATCACGCTGCATCCGCCGACGGAGAATTCGAAGGGCATCCGGCTCGGCTCCTTCGTGCTGATCCGTGGCGTCATCGAGGATGAGCTGGAGCAGGCCTTTGCCGGCAAGAAGGGTGCCCAGGCTGCACTGGATTCGGCAGTCGAGCGCGGCAACAAGCTGCTCCGCCAGTTCGAGCGCGCGAGCCCCGACCGGTAG
- a CDS encoding ABC transporter substrate-binding protein → MKRRDFLKSVSGLAAGTVLPAAPHVISQAKADARSETLLIVSEGGPNNLDIHGVGTNVPGYEVSWNCYDRLISHEMKSGPGGVPYYDRDKFKGELADDMKIDDMSVTFKLKKNAKFHDGTQVTAKDVKWSLDRAVSVGGFPTFQMSAGSLTKPEQFVVVDDYTVRVDFLKKDRLTIPDLAVIVPCVVNSELVKKNASEKDPWGLEYTKQQTAGSGAYKVTKWTAGTEVVMERNDDWVGGPLPKIKRVIWRMVPQAGNRRALLERGDADISYELPFKDFQEMKANGKLNVVSLPFSNGIQYIGMNVTRPPFDNAKVRQAIAYAMPYQKIMDAVLFGLGNPMFGAAKDKATEVAWPQPTQYFTDMEKAKALLAEAGYANGFETTISFDLNFAGVNEPLCVLVQESLAQLGIKTTINKVPGANWRTELNKKEMPLFTNVFSGWLDYPEYFFYWCYHGNNSVFNTMSYKSPEMDKLIDGARTAAAAGDKSAYDADVKGFVDLAFAEVPRIPLYQPFVNVAMQKNISGYQYWFHRRLDYRAMAKG, encoded by the coding sequence ATGAAGCGCCGCGATTTCCTGAAATCCGTCTCTGGATTGGCTGCAGGCACGGTGCTCCCGGCTGCCCCTCACGTGATCTCCCAGGCAAAAGCAGATGCGCGCTCGGAGACGCTGCTGATCGTCTCCGAGGGCGGCCCCAACAATCTCGACATCCACGGCGTCGGCACCAACGTGCCCGGCTATGAGGTGTCCTGGAATTGCTACGACCGCCTGATCAGCCACGAGATGAAGAGCGGTCCGGGCGGGGTGCCTTATTACGACCGCGACAAGTTCAAAGGCGAGCTCGCCGACGACATGAAGATCGACGACATGTCGGTCACCTTCAAGCTCAAGAAGAACGCCAAATTCCACGACGGCACACAGGTCACCGCGAAGGACGTGAAGTGGTCGCTCGACCGCGCCGTCAGCGTCGGCGGCTTCCCGACCTTCCAGATGAGCGCGGGCTCGCTGACCAAGCCCGAGCAGTTCGTCGTGGTCGATGATTACACGGTGCGCGTCGACTTTCTGAAAAAGGATCGCCTGACGATTCCCGATCTCGCCGTCATCGTGCCCTGCGTCGTCAATTCGGAGCTCGTGAAGAAGAACGCAAGCGAGAAAGATCCGTGGGGTCTCGAATACACCAAGCAGCAGACCGCGGGCTCCGGCGCCTACAAGGTGACGAAGTGGACCGCCGGCACCGAAGTGGTGATGGAGCGCAACGACGATTGGGTCGGCGGTCCCTTGCCGAAAATCAAGCGCGTGATCTGGCGCATGGTGCCGCAGGCCGGCAACCGCCGGGCGCTGCTGGAGCGTGGTGACGCCGACATCTCCTACGAGCTGCCGTTCAAGGACTTTCAGGAGATGAAGGCGAACGGCAAGCTCAACGTGGTGTCGCTGCCGTTCTCCAACGGTATCCAGTACATCGGCATGAATGTGACCAGGCCGCCCTTCGACAATGCGAAGGTCCGGCAGGCGATCGCCTATGCGATGCCGTACCAGAAGATCATGGACGCGGTGCTGTTCGGGCTCGGCAATCCCATGTTCGGCGCGGCAAAGGACAAGGCAACCGAAGTGGCCTGGCCGCAGCCGACCCAATATTTCACCGACATGGAGAAGGCAAAGGCGTTGCTCGCAGAAGCCGGCTACGCCAACGGATTCGAGACGACGATTTCGTTCGACCTCAATTTCGCCGGGGTCAACGAGCCGCTCTGCGTGCTGGTGCAGGAGAGCCTCGCGCAGCTCGGCATCAAGACCACCATCAACAAGGTGCCCGGCGCCAACTGGCGCACCGAGCTGAACAAGAAGGAGATGCCGCTCTTCACCAACGTGTTCTCGGGCTGGCTCGATTACCCCGAATACTTCTTCTACTGGTGCTATCACGGCAACAATTCCGTCTTCAACACCATGAGCTACAAGTCGCCCGAGATGGACAAGCTCATCGACGGCGCGCGCACCGCGGCCGCAGCCGGCGACAAGTCAGCCTACGATGCCGACGTGAAGGGTTTTGTCGACCTCGCCTTCGCCGAGGTCCCGCGCATCCCGCTCTACCAGCCCTTCGTCAACGTCGCGATGCAGAAGAACATCTCCGGCTACCAATACTGGTTCCACCGCAGGCTCGATTACCGCGCGATGGCGAAGGGGTGA
- a CDS encoding ABC transporter permease, producing the protein MLTMIGKRLMFAIPSLIGVVIVTFLLTRALPGDPAAYFAGPAATKEAVEQIRKKLGFDKPLIEQFFRYANDLAHGDFGTSLTTGQPVATEIRNRLPASAELTLLGLIVSVAIAIPLGVLAATRPGSWIDHLCRVTTTAGVSLPVFFTGLVLVYAFYFQLGWSPAPLGRLDVFYSAPPTITGFYLIDTLIARDFEAFRSAFSQLILPATTLAIFSLAPIARMTRASMLAVLASEFVRTARASGLSPATVIVTYAFRNAMLPVITTLSMVFSFLLGANVLVEKVFAWPGIGSYAVEALISSDFAPVQGFVLTMAVMYVLLNLLIDILYGVIDPRVRLEG; encoded by the coding sequence ATGCTGACCATGATCGGCAAGCGCCTGATGTTCGCGATTCCCTCGTTGATCGGCGTCGTCATTGTCACCTTCCTGCTGACGCGCGCGCTGCCCGGTGATCCGGCTGCGTATTTCGCCGGCCCCGCCGCAACGAAAGAAGCCGTCGAGCAGATCCGCAAGAAGCTCGGCTTCGACAAGCCGTTGATCGAGCAGTTCTTCCGCTACGCCAATGATCTCGCGCATGGCGATTTCGGCACCTCGCTGACGACCGGCCAGCCGGTCGCGACCGAGATCCGCAACCGCCTGCCGGCCTCCGCTGAGCTGACGTTGCTCGGCCTCATCGTCTCCGTCGCCATCGCCATTCCGCTCGGCGTGCTGGCTGCAACACGGCCGGGCTCCTGGATCGATCATCTCTGTCGGGTGACGACGACGGCCGGCGTGTCGCTGCCGGTGTTCTTCACCGGCCTCGTGCTGGTCTATGCCTTCTATTTCCAGCTCGGCTGGTCGCCGGCGCCGCTCGGTCGCTTGGATGTGTTCTACAGCGCGCCGCCCACGATCACCGGCTTCTATCTGATCGACACGCTGATCGCGCGCGACTTCGAGGCCTTCCGCTCCGCGTTCAGCCAGCTCATCCTGCCCGCAACGACGCTTGCGATCTTCTCGCTGGCGCCGATCGCGCGCATGACGCGCGCCTCGATGCTGGCGGTGCTCGCGTCCGAATTCGTCCGCACCGCGCGCGCCAGCGGCCTGTCGCCGGCAACGGTGATCGTCACCTACGCCTTCCGCAATGCGATGCTGCCGGTCATCACAACGCTCAGCATGGTGTTCTCCTTCCTGCTAGGGGCCAACGTGCTGGTGGAAAAAGTCTTCGCCTGGCCCGGCATCGGCTCCTACGCGGTGGAGGCGCTGATCTCGTCGGACTTCGCGCCCGTGCAGGGTTTCGTGCTGACCATGGCGGTCATGTACGTGCTGCTCAATCTCCTGATCGACATCCTCTATGGCGTGATCGATCCGCGTGTACGGCTGGAAGGGTAG
- a CDS encoding ABC transporter permease, translated as MSSVAPAVEPVGPARTSGLVAILEQTRYVLGENKVTGFAFALLILILLAAILGPCVVPYDPLASDTAASLKPPSAAHWFGTDQLGRDIFSRVIVATRLDTFIAIASVVLVFLMGGLAGIAAGYFGGWTDRIVGRIADTIMAFPLFVLAMGIVAALGNTVQNIILATAIVNFPLYARVARAEANVRRNAGFVQAARLSGNGEFRILLVHILPNIMPIMIVQMSLTMGYAILNAAGLSFIGLGVRPPTAEWGIMVAEGAGFMVSGEWWIALFPGLALMLAVFCFNLLGDGLRDIVDPQRRT; from the coding sequence ATGAGTTCTGTGGCGCCTGCTGTTGAGCCCGTCGGGCCCGCCCGCACTTCGGGATTGGTCGCGATCCTCGAACAAACCCGCTACGTTCTCGGCGAGAACAAGGTCACGGGCTTTGCCTTCGCGCTCCTGATCCTGATCCTCCTTGCCGCGATCCTCGGTCCCTGTGTGGTGCCGTACGATCCGTTGGCCTCCGACACCGCCGCGTCGCTCAAGCCGCCTTCGGCCGCGCACTGGTTCGGCACCGATCAACTCGGCCGCGACATTTTTAGCCGTGTCATCGTGGCAACCCGGCTCGATACGTTCATCGCGATCGCCTCCGTCGTGCTGGTATTTCTGATGGGCGGACTCGCCGGCATCGCGGCCGGCTATTTTGGCGGCTGGACCGATCGCATCGTCGGCCGCATCGCCGACACCATCATGGCCTTCCCGCTGTTCGTGCTGGCGATGGGCATCGTCGCCGCGCTCGGCAACACCGTGCAGAACATCATCCTGGCGACCGCCATCGTCAACTTCCCGCTCTACGCCCGCGTCGCGCGCGCCGAAGCGAACGTTCGCCGCAACGCCGGCTTCGTGCAGGCGGCGCGGCTGTCGGGCAACGGCGAATTCCGCATCCTCCTGGTGCACATCCTGCCGAACATCATGCCGATCATGATCGTGCAGATGTCGTTGACCATGGGCTATGCCATCCTCAATGCCGCCGGCCTCTCCTTCATCGGCCTCGGTGTCCGTCCGCCGACCGCGGAGTGGGGCATCATGGTCGCCGAGGGCGCCGGTTTCATGGTGTCGGGCGAATGGTGGATCGCACTGTTCCCGGGCCTTGCGCTGATGCTCGCCGTGTTCTGCTTCAACCTGCTCGGCGACGGCCTGCGCGACATCGTCGACCCGCAGCGGAGGACGTGA